A part of Ptychodera flava strain L36383 chromosome 11, AS_Pfla_20210202, whole genome shotgun sequence genomic DNA contains:
- the LOC139143831 gene encoding octopamine receptor beta-2R-like — MGNNINNAAHIGFGALVTIINLVTIFGNFMLLFIIIRTRQLHTITNVFICSLAVGDMMMGVTVMPFSATTWIANTWIFGERLCQATAFFHSTTSAATVLNLAMVSVDRCFAITRPLRYNLIMTPYSTLGMIAYVWLQSLLFSSMPFFGWGRYHFSESRALCTVDTSSNLSYIITERTLSTLIPAGILTFVFARIIKEAYVRQKRIFVALPVPWPVNAQGQTAPSYKRTTIRAMRTLFVMVSALALLCLPYQVVYMMCVFVPSRVPPSGVSITTVVMLTSSAINPILITILNKKFYEKFRSMMCGKCARMTPVIDVSAVDGSAAAAHHTVHTQSTYMRSEITGSAFGGGSSVATPEVSSVAFEHSDVDQVEDASEQPSGRAEHEGSSPVTDFEIGEHSQLENEEDPPGTRGRESAESSGVVRRERRKKHRTGDRSRAQLASTSQMNRNLLMPPGPVPELTIPAFYLEKQKEEGRPDKS; from the coding sequence ATGggtaataatattaataacgcTGCCCACATCGGATTTGGTGCTTTGGTCACGATCATAAATCTGGTGACAATATTTGGGAATTTCATGCTACTGTTCATCATCATCCGAACGCGGCAGCTGCATACGATAACAAACGTATTTATTTGTTCGCTGGCGGTCGGCGACATGATGATGGGGGTGACTGTGATGCCGTTTTCGGCCACGACCTGGATTGCCAACACCTGGATATTCGGCGAGAGGCTGTGCCAGGCGACGGCGTTCTTCCACTCGACCACCAGCGCGGCCACTGTCCTGAACTTGGCCATGGTGAGTGTTGACCGATGCTTTGCCATTACCCGTCCCCTGCGGTACAATCTGATTATGACCCCGTACAGCACCCTCGGCATGATCGCTTACGTCTGGCTTCAATCTCTTCTGTTCTCCTCCATGCCCTTCTTCGGCTGGGGCAGGTACCACTTCTCAGAGAGCAGGGCGCTCTGTACGGTCGACACGTCGTCGAACCTAAGCTACATAATCACAGAAAGGACGCTTAGCACTCTCATACCGGCTGGAATACTGACTTTTGTCTTCGCGAGGATCATCAAAGAGGCCTATGTCAGGCAGAAGAGGATTTTTGTAGCATTGCCCGTACCGTGGCCGGTGAATGCTCAGGGACAAACAGCGCCAAGTTACAAGCGTACCACCATACGGGCTATGCGGACACTTTTCGTTATGGTATCTGCTTTGGCCCTGCTGTGCCTTCCGTATCAGGTCGTCTACATGATGTGTGTTTTCGTTCCGTCAAGAGTGCCTCCGTCCGGCGTCAGCATCACCACCGTAGTCATGTTGACCAGTTCGGCCATCAACCCGATCTTGATCACAATCCTGAACAAAAAGTTCTACGAAAAGTTCAGGAGCATGATGTGCGGGAAGTGCGCGAGGATGACGCCCGTGATCGACGTTTCGGCGGTCGACGGCAGCGCCGCCGCCGCTCACCACACCGTCCACACCCAGAGTACCTACATGAGGTCGGAGATCACCGGCAGCGCCTTCGGTGGCGGGAGCAGCGTCGCGACACCCGAGGTGTCTTCAGTCGCGTTTGAACACTCCGACGTCGATCAAGTGGAAGACGCCAGCGAACAGCCGAGCGGTCGTGCCGAACACGAGGGGAGCAGCCCGGTGACAGACTTCGAGATCGGCGAACATAGTCAATTAGAGAACGAAGAGGACCCTCCGGGCACCAGAGGGAGGGAGAGCGCAGAGAGCAGCGGGGTAGTCAGACGAGAACGGCGTAAGAAGCACAGAACTGGAGATCGGTCGAGGGCTCAGCTTGCATCGACGTCGCAAATGAACCGCAACTTGCTGATGCCCCCGGGGCCTGTCCCTGAACTAACCATTCCAGCTTTCTACCTCGAAAAACAGAAAGAAGAAGGGAGGCCAGACAAGTCGTGA